In Sorghum bicolor cultivar BTx623 chromosome 8, Sorghum_bicolor_NCBIv3, whole genome shotgun sequence, one genomic interval encodes:
- the LOC8074237 gene encoding uncharacterized protein LOC8074237 isoform X1: MCATWNLFAGTMAESKRFDTKSTGCLEGLFNFLALNQRLQMPKTIAYRKHSEGSNNTIRVKVPKPKTSSEKDEYIPKETNSDSQTGKSHMFIWRTLMFKKKTPGKDKKKSSSTASSPSSSRLLRSRSIHHSKCFDYEVPDELAAHYHAMNNSGSSEMGSSHSEPPPLPHESPQHPNIQEPGRACGSMDGKDSIDLEAPCETAPGNLTGESEAPSTQKTCDASTHHSKEFLDFLELFNAHRELFLKILHDPSLLVPPEQQAQEASSSGSVPLNKLESFPRPGGSSGKRNPIFDRSDSEKSRRSEIQRSPSRPTADLEAAKVFSTRMPTGIDSSAVSLAESRSLKKAGTASNRFKAISRKIKDVVRENQKELARITKDGVFHKLPYGQKMSGLTRSPSMEKFVQEEKQIQRSYSIAESVDKYSTLYESISRDSRISPERLDITMEGGASLNDKKMPMSLKRITSLPEMRLCSSHQEALPEVSASRIGSKTCNVESDHFSSRRTDAFSICAEGNFYPDDVTEKSENIHIGLNCGGLEENFRGILRSPSLSSLGQSFSHRRINSLPSFDRSFFQDHTRSFTECSIADSEPPFENLQLEDDDWLVKPPLPAGAYAANFNDEEWLVTPLKHSGVMNGIDREDEEWLVKATQLSGAKDVDPEDEEWLVKSGQPITNDALDSDFRFIHEFSEQGAVEPLHIYVSDKNEADFQYVKDILKKSGFSCGDVDWYASNQPVSPVVFDEAECSCQELSMACDEPHSIVRRMLLFDLINEVLLDIYDSSLVIGPWHSRFDLRTRPIPMGYHVLEEVWAKVSCYLSLHWKEGQTVEDIVAQDLMRKDGWMNLVYDAECTALDMEDLMVEDLLDDVVIQIVLESIDE; this comes from the exons ATGTGCGCTACATGGAACTT GTTTGCTGGAACAATGGCTGAGAGCAAGCGGTTTGATACAAAGAGCACAGGTTGCCTTGAAGGCCTGTTCAACTTCCTTGCCCTAAACCAACGGTTGCAAATGCCGAAGACAATTGCCTACCGAAAGCACAGCGAAGGAAGTAACAATACGATCA GAGTGAAAGTCCCAAAGCCCAAAACTAGCAGTGAAAAAGATGAATATATCCCG AAGGAAACTAATAGTGACTCCCAAACTGGTAAGTCCCACATGTTCATATGGAGGACACTCATGTTCAAGAAAAAAACACCCGGGAAAGACAAAAAGAAGAGCAGCTCGACAGCCAGTTCCCCATCCTCATCACGTCTGCTGCGCTCCAGATCAATCCATCACTCGAAATGCTTTGATTATGAGGTTCCTGATGAGTTAGCTGCGCATTATCATGCAATGAACAACTCGGGCTCCAGTGAGATGGGTTCTTCTCACAGTGAACCGCCACCATTGCCACATGAGAGTCCACAACATCCCAATATCCAAGAGCCCGGCAGGGCTTGTGGCAGCATGGATGGCAAAGATAGCATAGATCTGGAGGCACCCTGTGAGACAGCACCTGGAAATCTCACTGGTGAGAGTGAGGCTCCCTCTACACAAAAAACTTGTGATGCTTCAACACATCACTCAAAGGAGTTCTTGGATTTTCTTGAATTGTTTAATGCACATAGGGAACTATTTCTGAAGATTCTTCATGATCCTTCATTACTAGTACCACCTGAACAGCAAGCGCAAGAAGCTTCTTCCAGTGGTTCTGTACCACTGAACAAATTGGAATCATTTCCAAGACCAGGAGGGTCATCAGGGAAACGTAACCCTATATTTGATCGGAGTGACAGTGAGAAAAGCAGGAGGTCAGAAATCCAAAGGTCACCCTCGAGACCTACCGCTGACCTGGAAGCTGCAAAGGTCTTTAGTACAAGAATGCCTACTGGTATTGATAGCTCTGCAGTTTCTCTTGCAGAATCAAGGAGCCTGAAGAAAGCTGGAACAGCTTCAAACCGTTTTAAAGCTATCAGTAGAAAGATCAAAGATGTCGTAAGGGAGAACCAGAAAGAGCTTGCTCGGATTACAAAGGATGGAGTCTTCCACAAACTGCCATATGGCCAAAAAATGTCTGGGTTGACCAGGAGCCCCTCCATGGAGAAGTTTGTCCAGGAGGAGAAACAAATCCAAAGATCATATTCCATTGCGGAATCAGTAGACAAGTATTCAACACTATATGAGTCAATCTCAAGGGACTCAAGAATTTCTCCAGAAAGATTAGACATAACAATGGAAGGCGGTGCAAGCTTAAATGATAAGAAGATGCCAATGAGCCTCAAAAGAATAACTTCTCTTCCAGAGATGCGGTTATGTTCATCTCACCAAGAGGCCCTGCCTGAAGTTTCAGCTTCTCGGATTGGGTCCAAGACTTGCAATGTGGAATCTGATCACTTTTCTTCACGTAGAACTGATGCCTTCAGTATCTGTGCAGAAGGAAATTTCTATCCTGATGATGTCACAGAAAAATCAGAAAATATTCACATTGGATTAAATTGTGGAG GTTTGGAAGAGAATTTCCGTGGCATCCTTCGAAGTCCAAGTCTGTCTTCTCTTGGCCAGTCTTTCTCCCACCGTCGCATTAATAGTTTACCTTCCTTCGATCGGTCATTCTTTCAAGACCATACTCGTAGTTTCACAGAGTGTTCTATAGCAG ATTCAGAGCCACCATTCGAGAACTTGCAGCTTGAGGACGATGACTGGTTAGTCAAGCCACCACTGCCTGCAGGAGCATATGCTGCCAATTTCAATGATGAAGAATGGCTGGTCACACCACTGAAGCACTCCGGTGTCATGAATGGTATTGATCGTGAGGATGAAGAGTGGTTAGTTAAGGCGACGCAACTGTCTGGTGCCAAGGATGTTGATCCTGAAGATGAAGAGTGGTTAGTCAAGTCAGGGCAGCCCATAACTAATGATGCTTTGGATTCGGATTTTCGCTTCATACACGAATTTTCTGAACAAGGTGCTGTGGAACCCTTGCACATTTATGTCAGTGACAAGAACGAGGCTGATTTCCAGTATGTCAAGGATATCCTCAAGAAATCAGGATTCAGCTGCGGCGATGTCGACTGGTACGCATCCAATCAGCCAGTCAGCCCTGTGGTCTTTGATGAGGCAGAATGCTCATGTCAGGAGCTCAGCATGGCATGCGATGAGCCACACAGTATTGTCAGGCGCATGCTCCTGTTCGATCTCATCAACGAGGTCCTGCTGGACATCTATGACTCTTCACTTGTCATCGGCCCATGGCACTCACGCTTCGACCTGCGAACCAGACCCATTCCCATGGGGTATCATGTTCTTGAGGAGGTGTGGGCGAAGGTGAGCTGCTACCTGAGCCTGCATTGGAAGGAAGGCCAGACGGTGGAGGACATTGTGGCACAAGATCTTATGAGGAAGGACGGCTGGATGAACCTGGTATATGACGCGGAGTGCACCGCGTTGGACATGGAGGATCTGATGGTGGAGGACCTGCTGGATGATGTTGTCATTCAGATAGTGTTAGAATCAATTGATGAATGA
- the LOC8074237 gene encoding uncharacterized protein LOC8074237 isoform X2 codes for MAESKRFDTKSTGCLEGLFNFLALNQRLQMPKTIAYRKHSEGSNNTIRVKVPKPKTSSEKDEYIPKETNSDSQTGKSHMFIWRTLMFKKKTPGKDKKKSSSTASSPSSSRLLRSRSIHHSKCFDYEVPDELAAHYHAMNNSGSSEMGSSHSEPPPLPHESPQHPNIQEPGRACGSMDGKDSIDLEAPCETAPGNLTGESEAPSTQKTCDASTHHSKEFLDFLELFNAHRELFLKILHDPSLLVPPEQQAQEASSSGSVPLNKLESFPRPGGSSGKRNPIFDRSDSEKSRRSEIQRSPSRPTADLEAAKVFSTRMPTGIDSSAVSLAESRSLKKAGTASNRFKAISRKIKDVVRENQKELARITKDGVFHKLPYGQKMSGLTRSPSMEKFVQEEKQIQRSYSIAESVDKYSTLYESISRDSRISPERLDITMEGGASLNDKKMPMSLKRITSLPEMRLCSSHQEALPEVSASRIGSKTCNVESDHFSSRRTDAFSICAEGNFYPDDVTEKSENIHIGLNCGGLEENFRGILRSPSLSSLGQSFSHRRINSLPSFDRSFFQDHTRSFTECSIADSEPPFENLQLEDDDWLVKPPLPAGAYAANFNDEEWLVTPLKHSGVMNGIDREDEEWLVKATQLSGAKDVDPEDEEWLVKSGQPITNDALDSDFRFIHEFSEQGAVEPLHIYVSDKNEADFQYVKDILKKSGFSCGDVDWYASNQPVSPVVFDEAECSCQELSMACDEPHSIVRRMLLFDLINEVLLDIYDSSLVIGPWHSRFDLRTRPIPMGYHVLEEVWAKVSCYLSLHWKEGQTVEDIVAQDLMRKDGWMNLVYDAECTALDMEDLMVEDLLDDVVIQIVLESIDE; via the exons ATGGCTGAGAGCAAGCGGTTTGATACAAAGAGCACAGGTTGCCTTGAAGGCCTGTTCAACTTCCTTGCCCTAAACCAACGGTTGCAAATGCCGAAGACAATTGCCTACCGAAAGCACAGCGAAGGAAGTAACAATACGATCA GAGTGAAAGTCCCAAAGCCCAAAACTAGCAGTGAAAAAGATGAATATATCCCG AAGGAAACTAATAGTGACTCCCAAACTGGTAAGTCCCACATGTTCATATGGAGGACACTCATGTTCAAGAAAAAAACACCCGGGAAAGACAAAAAGAAGAGCAGCTCGACAGCCAGTTCCCCATCCTCATCACGTCTGCTGCGCTCCAGATCAATCCATCACTCGAAATGCTTTGATTATGAGGTTCCTGATGAGTTAGCTGCGCATTATCATGCAATGAACAACTCGGGCTCCAGTGAGATGGGTTCTTCTCACAGTGAACCGCCACCATTGCCACATGAGAGTCCACAACATCCCAATATCCAAGAGCCCGGCAGGGCTTGTGGCAGCATGGATGGCAAAGATAGCATAGATCTGGAGGCACCCTGTGAGACAGCACCTGGAAATCTCACTGGTGAGAGTGAGGCTCCCTCTACACAAAAAACTTGTGATGCTTCAACACATCACTCAAAGGAGTTCTTGGATTTTCTTGAATTGTTTAATGCACATAGGGAACTATTTCTGAAGATTCTTCATGATCCTTCATTACTAGTACCACCTGAACAGCAAGCGCAAGAAGCTTCTTCCAGTGGTTCTGTACCACTGAACAAATTGGAATCATTTCCAAGACCAGGAGGGTCATCAGGGAAACGTAACCCTATATTTGATCGGAGTGACAGTGAGAAAAGCAGGAGGTCAGAAATCCAAAGGTCACCCTCGAGACCTACCGCTGACCTGGAAGCTGCAAAGGTCTTTAGTACAAGAATGCCTACTGGTATTGATAGCTCTGCAGTTTCTCTTGCAGAATCAAGGAGCCTGAAGAAAGCTGGAACAGCTTCAAACCGTTTTAAAGCTATCAGTAGAAAGATCAAAGATGTCGTAAGGGAGAACCAGAAAGAGCTTGCTCGGATTACAAAGGATGGAGTCTTCCACAAACTGCCATATGGCCAAAAAATGTCTGGGTTGACCAGGAGCCCCTCCATGGAGAAGTTTGTCCAGGAGGAGAAACAAATCCAAAGATCATATTCCATTGCGGAATCAGTAGACAAGTATTCAACACTATATGAGTCAATCTCAAGGGACTCAAGAATTTCTCCAGAAAGATTAGACATAACAATGGAAGGCGGTGCAAGCTTAAATGATAAGAAGATGCCAATGAGCCTCAAAAGAATAACTTCTCTTCCAGAGATGCGGTTATGTTCATCTCACCAAGAGGCCCTGCCTGAAGTTTCAGCTTCTCGGATTGGGTCCAAGACTTGCAATGTGGAATCTGATCACTTTTCTTCACGTAGAACTGATGCCTTCAGTATCTGTGCAGAAGGAAATTTCTATCCTGATGATGTCACAGAAAAATCAGAAAATATTCACATTGGATTAAATTGTGGAG GTTTGGAAGAGAATTTCCGTGGCATCCTTCGAAGTCCAAGTCTGTCTTCTCTTGGCCAGTCTTTCTCCCACCGTCGCATTAATAGTTTACCTTCCTTCGATCGGTCATTCTTTCAAGACCATACTCGTAGTTTCACAGAGTGTTCTATAGCAG ATTCAGAGCCACCATTCGAGAACTTGCAGCTTGAGGACGATGACTGGTTAGTCAAGCCACCACTGCCTGCAGGAGCATATGCTGCCAATTTCAATGATGAAGAATGGCTGGTCACACCACTGAAGCACTCCGGTGTCATGAATGGTATTGATCGTGAGGATGAAGAGTGGTTAGTTAAGGCGACGCAACTGTCTGGTGCCAAGGATGTTGATCCTGAAGATGAAGAGTGGTTAGTCAAGTCAGGGCAGCCCATAACTAATGATGCTTTGGATTCGGATTTTCGCTTCATACACGAATTTTCTGAACAAGGTGCTGTGGAACCCTTGCACATTTATGTCAGTGACAAGAACGAGGCTGATTTCCAGTATGTCAAGGATATCCTCAAGAAATCAGGATTCAGCTGCGGCGATGTCGACTGGTACGCATCCAATCAGCCAGTCAGCCCTGTGGTCTTTGATGAGGCAGAATGCTCATGTCAGGAGCTCAGCATGGCATGCGATGAGCCACACAGTATTGTCAGGCGCATGCTCCTGTTCGATCTCATCAACGAGGTCCTGCTGGACATCTATGACTCTTCACTTGTCATCGGCCCATGGCACTCACGCTTCGACCTGCGAACCAGACCCATTCCCATGGGGTATCATGTTCTTGAGGAGGTGTGGGCGAAGGTGAGCTGCTACCTGAGCCTGCATTGGAAGGAAGGCCAGACGGTGGAGGACATTGTGGCACAAGATCTTATGAGGAAGGACGGCTGGATGAACCTGGTATATGACGCGGAGTGCACCGCGTTGGACATGGAGGATCTGATGGTGGAGGACCTGCTGGATGATGTTGTCATTCAGATAGTGTTAGAATCAATTGATGAATGA
- the LOC8074237 gene encoding uncharacterized protein LOC8074237 isoform X3 has protein sequence MFIWRTLMFKKKTPGKDKKKSSSTASSPSSSRLLRSRSIHHSKCFDYEVPDELAAHYHAMNNSGSSEMGSSHSEPPPLPHESPQHPNIQEPGRACGSMDGKDSIDLEAPCETAPGNLTGESEAPSTQKTCDASTHHSKEFLDFLELFNAHRELFLKILHDPSLLVPPEQQAQEASSSGSVPLNKLESFPRPGGSSGKRNPIFDRSDSEKSRRSEIQRSPSRPTADLEAAKVFSTRMPTGIDSSAVSLAESRSLKKAGTASNRFKAISRKIKDVVRENQKELARITKDGVFHKLPYGQKMSGLTRSPSMEKFVQEEKQIQRSYSIAESVDKYSTLYESISRDSRISPERLDITMEGGASLNDKKMPMSLKRITSLPEMRLCSSHQEALPEVSASRIGSKTCNVESDHFSSRRTDAFSICAEGNFYPDDVTEKSENIHIGLNCGGLEENFRGILRSPSLSSLGQSFSHRRINSLPSFDRSFFQDHTRSFTECSIADSEPPFENLQLEDDDWLVKPPLPAGAYAANFNDEEWLVTPLKHSGVMNGIDREDEEWLVKATQLSGAKDVDPEDEEWLVKSGQPITNDALDSDFRFIHEFSEQGAVEPLHIYVSDKNEADFQYVKDILKKSGFSCGDVDWYASNQPVSPVVFDEAECSCQELSMACDEPHSIVRRMLLFDLINEVLLDIYDSSLVIGPWHSRFDLRTRPIPMGYHVLEEVWAKVSCYLSLHWKEGQTVEDIVAQDLMRKDGWMNLVYDAECTALDMEDLMVEDLLDDVVIQIVLESIDE, from the exons ATGTTCATATGGAGGACACTCATGTTCAAGAAAAAAACACCCGGGAAAGACAAAAAGAAGAGCAGCTCGACAGCCAGTTCCCCATCCTCATCACGTCTGCTGCGCTCCAGATCAATCCATCACTCGAAATGCTTTGATTATGAGGTTCCTGATGAGTTAGCTGCGCATTATCATGCAATGAACAACTCGGGCTCCAGTGAGATGGGTTCTTCTCACAGTGAACCGCCACCATTGCCACATGAGAGTCCACAACATCCCAATATCCAAGAGCCCGGCAGGGCTTGTGGCAGCATGGATGGCAAAGATAGCATAGATCTGGAGGCACCCTGTGAGACAGCACCTGGAAATCTCACTGGTGAGAGTGAGGCTCCCTCTACACAAAAAACTTGTGATGCTTCAACACATCACTCAAAGGAGTTCTTGGATTTTCTTGAATTGTTTAATGCACATAGGGAACTATTTCTGAAGATTCTTCATGATCCTTCATTACTAGTACCACCTGAACAGCAAGCGCAAGAAGCTTCTTCCAGTGGTTCTGTACCACTGAACAAATTGGAATCATTTCCAAGACCAGGAGGGTCATCAGGGAAACGTAACCCTATATTTGATCGGAGTGACAGTGAGAAAAGCAGGAGGTCAGAAATCCAAAGGTCACCCTCGAGACCTACCGCTGACCTGGAAGCTGCAAAGGTCTTTAGTACAAGAATGCCTACTGGTATTGATAGCTCTGCAGTTTCTCTTGCAGAATCAAGGAGCCTGAAGAAAGCTGGAACAGCTTCAAACCGTTTTAAAGCTATCAGTAGAAAGATCAAAGATGTCGTAAGGGAGAACCAGAAAGAGCTTGCTCGGATTACAAAGGATGGAGTCTTCCACAAACTGCCATATGGCCAAAAAATGTCTGGGTTGACCAGGAGCCCCTCCATGGAGAAGTTTGTCCAGGAGGAGAAACAAATCCAAAGATCATATTCCATTGCGGAATCAGTAGACAAGTATTCAACACTATATGAGTCAATCTCAAGGGACTCAAGAATTTCTCCAGAAAGATTAGACATAACAATGGAAGGCGGTGCAAGCTTAAATGATAAGAAGATGCCAATGAGCCTCAAAAGAATAACTTCTCTTCCAGAGATGCGGTTATGTTCATCTCACCAAGAGGCCCTGCCTGAAGTTTCAGCTTCTCGGATTGGGTCCAAGACTTGCAATGTGGAATCTGATCACTTTTCTTCACGTAGAACTGATGCCTTCAGTATCTGTGCAGAAGGAAATTTCTATCCTGATGATGTCACAGAAAAATCAGAAAATATTCACATTGGATTAAATTGTGGAG GTTTGGAAGAGAATTTCCGTGGCATCCTTCGAAGTCCAAGTCTGTCTTCTCTTGGCCAGTCTTTCTCCCACCGTCGCATTAATAGTTTACCTTCCTTCGATCGGTCATTCTTTCAAGACCATACTCGTAGTTTCACAGAGTGTTCTATAGCAG ATTCAGAGCCACCATTCGAGAACTTGCAGCTTGAGGACGATGACTGGTTAGTCAAGCCACCACTGCCTGCAGGAGCATATGCTGCCAATTTCAATGATGAAGAATGGCTGGTCACACCACTGAAGCACTCCGGTGTCATGAATGGTATTGATCGTGAGGATGAAGAGTGGTTAGTTAAGGCGACGCAACTGTCTGGTGCCAAGGATGTTGATCCTGAAGATGAAGAGTGGTTAGTCAAGTCAGGGCAGCCCATAACTAATGATGCTTTGGATTCGGATTTTCGCTTCATACACGAATTTTCTGAACAAGGTGCTGTGGAACCCTTGCACATTTATGTCAGTGACAAGAACGAGGCTGATTTCCAGTATGTCAAGGATATCCTCAAGAAATCAGGATTCAGCTGCGGCGATGTCGACTGGTACGCATCCAATCAGCCAGTCAGCCCTGTGGTCTTTGATGAGGCAGAATGCTCATGTCAGGAGCTCAGCATGGCATGCGATGAGCCACACAGTATTGTCAGGCGCATGCTCCTGTTCGATCTCATCAACGAGGTCCTGCTGGACATCTATGACTCTTCACTTGTCATCGGCCCATGGCACTCACGCTTCGACCTGCGAACCAGACCCATTCCCATGGGGTATCATGTTCTTGAGGAGGTGTGGGCGAAGGTGAGCTGCTACCTGAGCCTGCATTGGAAGGAAGGCCAGACGGTGGAGGACATTGTGGCACAAGATCTTATGAGGAAGGACGGCTGGATGAACCTGGTATATGACGCGGAGTGCACCGCGTTGGACATGGAGGATCTGATGGTGGAGGACCTGCTGGATGATGTTGTCATTCAGATAGTGTTAGAATCAATTGATGAATGA
- the LOC8068107 gene encoding mitochondrial import inner membrane translocase subunit Tim9, producing the protein MDKSMLGDLDGLPEEDKMRMAAMVEQLQIRDSLRMYNSLVERCFTDCVDTFRRKTLDKQEESCVRRCAEKFLKHSMRVGMRFAELNQGVATPD; encoded by the exons atggacaAGAGCATGCTGGGCGACCTGGACGGCCTCCCCGAGGAGGACAAGATGCGCATGGCCGCCATGGTCGAGCAGCTCCAGATCCGAGACAG TCTAAGAATGTACAATTCCCTGGTGGAGAGGTGCTTCACAGACTGTGTGGACACGTTCCGCCGCAAGACCCTGGACAAGCAAGAGGAGTCATGTGTCCGCCGCTGCGCCGAGAAGTTCCTGAAGCACTCCATGAGGGTTGGCATGAGATTCGCTGAGCTTAACCAGGGCGTGGCCACGCCTGACTAA
- the LOC8068108 gene encoding uncharacterized protein LOC8068108, translated as MAEPKASKSKSKSKSKSSHDGAASKKSKASAAAAAPGTLDAHFAPCADVKGLRFGAQLVTRALTVRRAAPLELPHLLRATPCPSPSPATTASADALSFAPTTTAYIPTNFAILAHHAWHTLTLGLGTKNSKAAVFVFESAAMKAAADAAWPGVVPLGDVGRRLIRAAPGKPEMARFKFRKGCVTFYVYAVRTAGARGFARADELRAVVEAVARLKDFLDHTAMLALPGQRSIDVAAAQMGVVH; from the coding sequence ATGGCGGAGCCCAAGGCGTCCAAGAGCAAGTCCAAGTCCAAGTCCAAGAGCAGCCACGACGGGGCGGCGTCCAAGAAGTCCAaggccagcgccgccgcggccgcaccAGGGACGCTGGACGCGCACTTCGCGCCGTGCGCGGACGTCAAGGGCCTCCGCTTCGGCGCGCAGCTCGTCACGCGGGCGCTCACcgtgcgccgcgccgcgccgctcgAGCTCCCGCACCTCCTCCGCGCCACGCCgtgcccctccccctcccccgccaccaccgcctccgCGGACGCGCTGTCGTTcgcgccgacgacgacggcctACATCCCGACCAACTTCGCCATCCTGGCGCACCACGCGTGGCACACGCTCACCCTGGGCCTGGGCACCAAGAACTCCAAGGCCGCCGTGTTCGTCTTCGAGTCCGCCGCCATGAAGgccgcggcggacgcggcgtggcCGGGCGTCGTCCCGCTCGGCGACGTCGGACGCCGCCTCATCCGCGCGGCGCCTGGGAAGCCCGAGATGGCGCGCTTCAAGTTCCGCAAGGGCTGCGTCACCTTCTACGTCTACGCCGTCCGCACCGCCGGCGCGCGCGGGTTCGCGCGCGCCGACGAGCTCCGCGCCGTCGTCGAGGCCGTCGCCAGGCTCAAGGACTTCCTCGACCACACCGCCATGCTCGCGCTCCCCGGACAGAGGAGCATCGACGTCGCCGCCGCGCAGATGGGCGTCGTGCATTGA
- the LOC110429870 gene encoding uncharacterized protein LOC110429870: MGGTYLPLAALVLATAVTLLVATSAVPVAAAAANNNKYYSGRMVIIRAPGATTVVVSAGGALNKWRRQQQRRRRLVEDEVAPEFVGLLGAGNGGQVSYNAENKDRPVCLPDGSCAARGGSYTRPCTYKDHCPH; the protein is encoded by the coding sequence ATGGGTGGCACCTACCTGCCcctcgccgccctcgtcctcgccACCGCCGTCACCCTTCTTGTCGCCACATCTGCCGTTccggtggccgccgccgccgccaacaaCAACAAGTATTACAGTGGCAGGATGGTCATCATCCGCGCACCAGGGGCAACGACGGTCGTCGTCTCTGCTGGCGGTGCTCTTAACAagtggcggcggcagcagcagcggcggcggcgcctggtGGAGGACGAGGTGGCGCCGGAGTTCGTCGGCCTGCTGGGGGCGGGCAACGGCGGCCAAGTCTCCTATAATGCCGAGAACAAGGACAGGCCGGTTTGCCTGCCGGACGGCTCGTGCGCCGCCCGGGGAGGTTCGTACACCCGGCCGTGCACGTACAAGGACCACTGCCCGCACTGA
- the LOC110429869 gene encoding uncharacterized protein LOC110429869 codes for MPPSSHTCSAARLRRPPFLILPDPVPFVCIPQRGVERRLLDSLHLSITAATPAPPAAAARPRRRTRNARFPAAAHEVSQRSPRPVRYGRSPEARRREGPPGDFFEYMERLRNYEHSVSRGGAGNDSDDGFDVGSMRLFVRQLGDPDTHCAVFTAPAFLLLSQENVDTDIIKELLLLGSMWPRLLGSARCGSVSRSRSMVVGRPVHLRFNKSFHKDTGTSRQMLNSWLGPRAPCARIDRGESNKSNVRDNN; via the exons ATGCCTCCCTCCTCGCACACGTGCTCTGCCGCCCGACTCCGGCGCCCTCCCTTCCTTATCCTTCCGGACCCTGTTCCGTTCGTCTGTATCCCGCAGCGAGGAGTGGAGAGGCGCTTGCTTGATTCGCTGCATCTGAGTATCACGGCCGCGACTCCGGCGCCTCCCGCCGCCGCAGCACGGCCACGACGGAG GACTCGTAACGCTCGCttccccgccgccgcccacgAAGTATCCCAGCGCTCGCCGCGGCCTGTCCGCTATGGCCGCAGCCCGGAGGCGAGGCGGAGGGAGGGCCCACCCGGGGATTTCTTCGAGTACATGGAGCGCTTGCGCAACTATGAGCACTCGGTGTCTCGCGGCGGCGCCGGCAACGACTCCGACGACGGCTTCGACGTCGGCAGCATGCGCCTCTTCGTCCGTCAGCTCGGTGACCCCGACACCCACTGCGCG GTTTTTACTGCTCCTGCATTTCTTCTATTGTCACAAGAAAACGTTGACACTGACATAATCAAA GAGCTCCTTCTACTCGGGTCGATGTGGCCGCGGCTTCTTGGATCGGCTCGCTGTGGTTCCGTGTCCAGGTCCAGATCAATGGTCGTCGGACGTCCTGTTCACTTGAGGTTTAATAAGTCTTTTCATAAAGACACTGGGACGTCCAGACAGATGCTGAATTCATGGCTGGGTCCACGAGCTCCATGTGCAAGAATAGACAGAGGAGAAAGCAACAAGAGCAACGTGAGGGACAATAATTGA
- the LOC8074238 gene encoding uncharacterized protein LOC8074238 has protein sequence MAGTYLPVAAFLLATAVVAILAATSAVPVAAAAAHKYNGRMVIIRAPGARVLDVDDSTGGALNRWQQRRRLVEDEVAPELGGLLGAGDGRGIGYSAFDRNRPVCLHGCAQPGQHYTRPCAASHYCPNTGPPRHARAVHV, from the coding sequence ATGGCTGGCACCTACCTGCCCGTCGCCGCCTTCCTCCTCGCCACCGCCGTCGTCGCCATTCTCGCGGCCACATCTGCTGTTccggtggccgccgccgccgcccacaaGTACAACGGCAGGATGGTCATCATCCGGGCACCCGGGGCAAGGGTCCTCGACGTCGACGACTCTACTGGCGGTGCTCTTAACAGgtggcagcagcggcggcgcctGGTGGAGGACGAGGTGgcgccggagctcggcggcctgCTGGGGGCGGGCGATGGTCGCGGCATCGGCTACAGCGCCTTCGACCGGAACAGGCCGGTGTGCCTGCACGGCTGCGCCCAACCGGGTCAGCACTACACCAGGCCGTGCGCGGCCTCGCACTACTGCCCCAACACCGGCCCTCCCAGGCACGCACGCGCCGTGCATGTGTGa